The DNA segment GAGCACCCCGAGATCACCACCGAATCGAAGAACATCATGGGCGTCGTCGTGCCCCAGATCGAGTCGAGCAAGGTCAAGAAGGACCTCGACGAGCGAGGCTACGGCGTCCTCGGGACGAGCGCCCGCATCGACGAGGCCGCGGAAGCCTACGAGGAACTGCTGGAGAGCATCATCCTCGCCGCGGAGGTCGAAACCGCGATGAAGAAGATGCTCACCGAGATCGAGACGACCAAGCGCCGCGTCAACGCCCTAGAGTTCAAACTCCTGCCCGAACTCAACGAGAACAAGGAGTACATCGAGCAGAAACTCGAAGAGCAGGAGCGCGAGGAGATGTTCCGGCTGAAGAAGATCAAGGCCAAGAAGGAAGAGGAGGAGAAAGAGGAGCGCGAGGCCGCCGCCACCGAGGCCGCCGAGAGCGAGGAAGTCGTCACGGCCGACGACTGATTCGCGCTCTCTCTCGTTCGTCGGATTCGCATCTCGAAGCCGCGTCTGCGCCACTGTTTCTCTCGCACCGTCGGCGACCATCGTCGACCGGTGATTCTATTTCGGGTCGAGCGGCCCTGCCGGCATCCTCACCGCCCGACGGTAGCGACGGCGACGCTTCCGTTCGGGGTGACGTAAACGAGTAGCTCCTGGGACGGCGGTTCGCCGACGGTCCAGTTTCGAGTCTTCGTCTCCCCTCGCTCCGGTTCGACTTCGACGCGGTAGGTCCCTCGTCGCACCGCGTCGTCGGTTTCCACGACGCCTCCAGCCGGCGGTACGGAGTAGTTCGTAGTTGTAGACGGGACT comes from the Halorussus vallis genome and includes:
- a CDS encoding V-type ATP synthase subunit D; translated protein: MAKDVKPTRKNLMQIEDRIELSERGHDTLEKKRDGLIMEFMDILDQAQDVRSDLEADYDRAQETINMARAMEGDVAVRGAAAALKEHPEITTESKNIMGVVVPQIESSKVKKDLDERGYGVLGTSARIDEAAEAYEELLESIILAAEVETAMKKMLTEIETTKRRVNALEFKLLPELNENKEYIEQKLEEQEREEMFRLKKIKAKKEEEEKEEREAAATEAAESEEVVTADD